In Planctomycetia bacterium, a single genomic region encodes these proteins:
- a CDS encoding protein kinase: MRLQVGQRVLHFVLERKLGEGGFGEVWLAKAGMAHTALKFVSVAGEDLEKGRKEYNRIRWGIEKGLFNHDRLIKMNGVWLLNEQMEDIPDAVLESALGGRTMELKEAVVEPDTLLIQMDLGQESLASLLKRSRKDAREGELKGVPTERLLPFIWQAAEGIDFLNTPRTGYDGQPVSAVYHCDIKPENLLLMDDGKVKICDYGVARIEGKAKTRSPNALSLAHASPELVDDQPCAQSDQYSLAITYVQLRTGRLPFKPDVITGTWRTVMRAVARGDLDLNILVDPAERAVIKRATSLNPTKRYPTAMEMSEALWRAVSPETVPTGRIPRPPARSSWKFGLTAVAAVALIAFGIWFMRRDGDSPVPAPVSEDINNKRGVLRQLVQDSTDSPLEELEAFDALEDAIKSANGSFNVSDGNDLAKVLERLLVAVTSKLDASKLTDAEQNDLAASIQLAQRYASHKQLPSDSSSYVNRFRLAGARLEMHKQWPQPEATPQLTLRLFNGGDPMPSDQNWTKPELGSLAVLEALERWPSGNQTLDVKDVNALIAVMEKAKSVKNSAGAEQVRFEALWKKATSDAAALLGQNGSELSDDLKRLANLFELFNVQRLLTETMRPLKADNAAEVKEQLRELNEKAQDESQKHAIRWANSLVELFGDAARAELEVLKSGLPTATPEERAMLAEVFAKRFVSKAVNTEDLPLLALAAEIAKEFEPSLQAKLVAQRVATRLMLPENEGNSWPQWSADVELANELAKAAGAAIDGDDNWVGYLLLRLAHAELAAFAAAPTSAKIDAARTELGSIKAQELGVAEFDKQFRGYRKYVEAVLAATNRATAIADLYGGPADGIPALLWPTRRDLAASILVDGAHELRLQPVEDLSQPPFRTEDAEKANRFIRCIEQLQPGAPSPELTSLKLLLEISKPDLIPEAVIELLDSALPAQAEQDNADIAPLLIASAVAHAELHQKNSAGPGAATADAKAAVEHFARAFHIYDAWTARRPEDLARMNDRIFPSARSVLQPYVRLDNLPADTKLKSAVSQVAATLGRAYMTLSNERMLSQPNEVTSRAIADLLRVANTLSAEPQQELLKLEGAWLREMMVRGEGGVRTRLVELKKLVTGDDPESLALRGIATFVEYRQQSEWPGRKKTLEESLTLFDQAIGDSPMVTLQNARYFLDRGGVNLQLAYVQYKGKSELGASAKSVKDYLDDAISDADKVLDANQMSEQRLIEACNLKGNASEDMYFYAADVGGDRISFHHINAKSAFERANSLDSFSPDAVFNLARCIYRYGRAQRLHQGAEEFDDFKVRRALEDANVAMKEAVRLWAAAKTEKRAEALYWHGEILDELANVVQGNESIEMQGQADERFGEAAALARELGDPRWSSYQFKWARIALDQKKRDLAKSRVQEIINAYTASVEPPAGVVRKVDKSGMADAVYMLIRLQPTVKDARDVLNKYAPTFDGQSPVDLACEARIRLAFANSLISKPELHPEMESEATRVLALTEPPKNYNMREVYRSQANNLLGRASWMSIKPTDTDVRQVQQATRAADFLEAGMKDVAAQTDSDSQEIWIFNAFFYKDAAARVALKATDNATRTKYVKAFYQCLNEFDRRIDESLPGQKLNDKLKAEWKRQAAIYRDRLKEQKFPPDPGK; the protein is encoded by the coding sequence GAGGGAGAACTCAAAGGCGTGCCGACCGAGCGTCTGCTGCCATTTATTTGGCAGGCGGCGGAGGGGATCGATTTCCTCAATACTCCGCGAACCGGCTACGACGGTCAGCCGGTTTCCGCGGTGTATCACTGCGACATCAAGCCGGAAAACTTGCTGTTGATGGACGACGGCAAGGTGAAGATCTGCGACTACGGCGTCGCCCGCATCGAAGGAAAAGCCAAAACGCGTTCGCCCAACGCGCTCTCGTTAGCGCATGCTTCGCCGGAGTTGGTCGACGATCAGCCTTGCGCGCAGTCGGATCAATACTCGTTGGCGATCACCTATGTTCAGCTGCGCACGGGCCGGCTGCCGTTCAAACCCGATGTCATCACCGGCACCTGGCGCACGGTAATGCGCGCCGTCGCCAGGGGCGACCTGGATCTCAACATCCTTGTCGATCCGGCAGAGCGCGCGGTGATCAAACGCGCCACGTCGTTGAACCCGACGAAGCGCTATCCGACCGCAATGGAGATGTCGGAAGCGTTATGGCGCGCCGTCAGTCCGGAAACGGTGCCCACCGGGCGGATTCCGCGACCCCCAGCACGTTCGTCCTGGAAATTCGGTTTGACCGCCGTCGCCGCAGTAGCGTTGATCGCGTTCGGCATTTGGTTTATGCGCAGGGACGGCGACTCGCCAGTGCCGGCTCCCGTTTCCGAGGACATCAATAACAAGCGCGGCGTGTTGCGGCAGCTCGTTCAGGACAGTACCGACTCGCCTCTCGAAGAATTGGAAGCATTCGACGCTCTGGAAGACGCCATCAAGTCCGCTAACGGCAGTTTCAATGTGTCGGACGGCAATGACCTGGCAAAAGTGTTGGAACGCCTCCTGGTTGCTGTCACGAGCAAGCTTGACGCGTCAAAGCTCACCGACGCAGAGCAGAACGATCTCGCGGCGAGCATTCAGCTCGCACAGAGATACGCGTCCCACAAGCAACTCCCGAGTGACAGCAGTTCATACGTCAACCGCTTCCGATTGGCCGGCGCGCGTTTGGAAATGCACAAGCAGTGGCCGCAACCTGAGGCGACGCCCCAATTGACGCTCCGGCTCTTCAATGGCGGCGATCCGATGCCGTCGGATCAGAATTGGACCAAACCGGAACTCGGTAGTCTGGCCGTGCTGGAGGCGTTGGAGCGTTGGCCCAGTGGCAATCAAACGCTGGATGTAAAGGACGTGAATGCCCTGATCGCCGTGATGGAGAAGGCGAAATCGGTCAAGAACTCCGCGGGGGCCGAGCAGGTTCGCTTTGAGGCACTCTGGAAAAAAGCGACGTCAGACGCCGCAGCGCTACTTGGACAGAATGGTTCGGAGTTGTCCGATGATTTGAAGAGACTCGCGAACCTATTCGAATTGTTCAACGTTCAGCGCCTCCTGACCGAAACCATGAGGCCGTTGAAGGCCGACAATGCCGCCGAAGTGAAGGAGCAGCTGCGGGAGCTGAACGAGAAAGCTCAGGATGAATCCCAAAAGCATGCGATCCGATGGGCCAACTCGCTCGTGGAACTTTTTGGCGACGCAGCTCGCGCGGAACTCGAAGTCCTTAAGAGCGGACTTCCAACCGCGACGCCGGAAGAACGGGCAATGCTTGCGGAGGTATTTGCCAAGCGTTTCGTCTCAAAGGCGGTGAACACTGAGGATCTGCCGCTTCTCGCCCTCGCGGCTGAAATCGCCAAGGAATTCGAGCCGTCGCTCCAGGCGAAACTCGTCGCGCAGCGCGTCGCTACGCGGTTGATGTTGCCGGAAAATGAAGGCAATTCCTGGCCGCAATGGTCGGCAGACGTTGAATTGGCGAACGAACTAGCCAAGGCCGCCGGCGCCGCGATTGACGGTGATGACAACTGGGTCGGCTACCTGCTCCTTCGATTGGCTCATGCGGAGTTGGCTGCGTTTGCCGCAGCGCCCACGTCCGCCAAGATCGACGCGGCGCGCACAGAGCTCGGAAGTATCAAAGCACAAGAATTGGGAGTCGCGGAGTTCGACAAGCAGTTTCGCGGCTATCGCAAGTATGTTGAAGCGGTGCTCGCCGCGACAAATCGGGCTACGGCGATCGCAGACCTGTATGGCGGCCCCGCGGACGGCATTCCCGCCTTGCTGTGGCCGACGAGGCGCGATCTGGCCGCGAGCATCTTAGTAGACGGCGCGCATGAGTTGCGCTTGCAGCCTGTCGAAGACCTAAGCCAGCCGCCGTTTCGCACCGAAGACGCCGAGAAGGCGAATCGCTTCATCCGTTGCATTGAACAACTTCAGCCCGGTGCGCCATCACCGGAATTGACGTCGCTCAAATTGCTGTTGGAAATCAGTAAACCCGATCTTATCCCCGAGGCAGTGATCGAGTTATTGGATTCGGCCTTGCCTGCGCAAGCCGAACAGGACAACGCTGACATCGCCCCATTGCTGATTGCCAGCGCGGTGGCGCATGCGGAGCTGCATCAAAAGAATTCCGCAGGGCCCGGCGCGGCAACCGCGGACGCCAAGGCTGCCGTGGAGCATTTCGCGCGCGCTTTCCATATTTATGACGCCTGGACCGCCAGGCGACCGGAAGATTTGGCGCGAATGAATGACCGCATTTTCCCCAGCGCGCGCAGCGTTTTGCAGCCCTATGTTCGTCTCGACAACCTGCCCGCCGACACGAAGTTGAAATCCGCTGTATCGCAGGTGGCCGCCACTTTGGGGCGCGCCTATATGACCCTCAGCAATGAGCGAATGTTGTCGCAACCCAATGAAGTGACATCGCGCGCCATCGCGGATTTGCTGCGCGTCGCGAACACGCTGTCGGCCGAACCACAGCAGGAATTGCTGAAGCTCGAGGGCGCCTGGCTGCGCGAGATGATGGTCCGCGGCGAAGGGGGCGTGCGAACTCGACTCGTGGAATTGAAGAAACTCGTCACGGGAGACGACCCCGAGAGCCTCGCCCTCCGTGGCATTGCGACGTTTGTCGAATACCGTCAGCAATCCGAGTGGCCGGGGCGCAAGAAAACTCTGGAGGAGTCGTTAACGCTATTCGATCAGGCGATCGGCGACTCGCCCATGGTAACGCTGCAGAATGCGCGCTATTTCCTGGACCGCGGCGGCGTCAATTTGCAGTTGGCGTACGTGCAGTATAAGGGGAAATCCGAACTGGGCGCCTCGGCTAAGTCGGTCAAGGATTACTTGGACGACGCAATCTCGGATGCGGACAAGGTGCTGGATGCAAATCAAATGTCCGAGCAACGGCTGATCGAAGCCTGCAACTTGAAGGGTAACGCCAGCGAAGACATGTACTTTTACGCGGCTGACGTTGGTGGCGATCGCATCAGCTTCCATCACATCAATGCGAAATCCGCGTTTGAAAGAGCAAATTCACTCGATTCATTTTCTCCTGACGCGGTTTTCAATCTCGCGCGATGCATTTATCGGTATGGTCGTGCGCAGCGACTCCACCAGGGCGCCGAGGAGTTTGACGACTTCAAAGTCCGTCGTGCGCTGGAAGACGCTAACGTGGCCATGAAGGAAGCCGTCAGGCTTTGGGCTGCTGCGAAAACCGAAAAGAGAGCGGAGGCGCTCTATTGGCATGGAGAAATCCTGGACGAATTGGCCAACGTGGTCCAAGGTAATGAGTCCATCGAAATGCAAGGGCAAGCCGATGAGCGCTTTGGCGAAGCTGCCGCGCTTGCCCGTGAACTTGGAGATCCTCGATGGTCGAGCTATCAATTTAAATGGGCTCGGATAGCGCTTGACCAAAAAAAGCGAGATCTCGCGAAATCTCGCGTGCAGGAAATCATCAACGCTTACACGGCGTCGGTGGAACCACCGGCGGGCGTGGTTCGTAAGGTCGACAAATCAGGGATGGCGGACGCGGTTTACATGTTGATCCGCCTCCAACCGACCGTCAAAGACGCTCGGGATGTTCTCAACAAATATGCGCCGACGTTTGACGGCCAGAGTCCTGTCGATCTGGCGTGCGAAGCGCGAATCCGCTTGGCGTTCGCAAACAGCCTCATTTCCAAGCCCGAACTTCATCCCGAGATGGAATCGGAAGCCACGCGAGTACTCGCTCTTACGGAACCGCCGAAGAATTACAACATGCGAGAAGTCTATCGGTCGCAGGCGAATAACTTGCTGGGACGGGCCTCGTGGATGAGCATCAAGCCAACGGACACGGACGTGCGGCAGGTCCAGCAGGCGACGCGCGCGGCGGATTTTCTTGAGGCCGGCATGAAAGATGTTGCCGCGCAAACCGACAGCGATTCGCAGGAAATCTGGATCTTCAACGCTTTTTTCTATAAGGACGCCGCCGCCCGCGTGGCGCTCAAAGCCACGGACAATGCCACGCGGACAAAGTACGTTAAGGCGTTCTATCAATGTCTCAATGAATTCGATCGTCGCATCGACGAATCGCTGCCAGGCCAGAAGCTGAATGACAAGCTTAAGGCGGAATGGAAGCGGCAGGCGGCCATCTACCGCGATAGGCTGAAGGAGCAGAAATTCCCGCCAGATCCAGGTAAATGA